AGCTTTTGTAAACCTTGAGATCTATCTTCCTCAAGTAAGGTGCACCAGCCATGCTGACTTTTACGTACATTCCAGTTCCATCGCCCTGCTCCACCTTTTTCTGTTGTAGGCTGTTCTTCCTAAAAGATCTAATCGGTGGCCATCCCACTACTTGTACCCTGTCATCCATTCATGTATTCATCATTAATTTTCattcgatatatatatatatatatatatttaaaaagtaaatataaatatgtaagtTGCTTACTTTGCAGGTTGGACACTGTCTTCGTTGTGGTCACTTGTGGTTGTGGAGTCCGAAGAATCAGAGTTAATGTTGCTTTTGCACCTGGACTCTTCCAATTCTGGTGAAGATCTCTTGTTGCTGCTTCTGACAACAGAGCCACTGCACGGACGTTTCTCTTGAGGTTCATCACTCCCGGGCAATCCCAACCTCAACTCTGTGGCCCTAAGATTCAGTTCAGTTTCATAGCTCCCCATTGAATTCGATCTCAGAGCTGTGTGTTATAAATGTAAATGAACAACTTCAATTCCGAATGGAAAAGCTGCTAAATTCTGAGTTATGGGAAGGAGAGagagatatatatataaatagaggTAGGAAGAGATTGATTGAAGATTGAAAAAAGATGTGGTGCATGAGTTAGGAGGTGGTGGCTCGTCAATTTTATAGGAACGTGTTAGTGAGGGACGATAAATGTAGCTCACATATGCTCATGGTGCATGAATTGCGCATAGCGAGGAGGGATAACCTAACCGACCATGTCTCTTCTGTGACACGCTCTTTTCACCCACCAATCGCAGACTGACAAGACATCAATGGGAGAGTGGGCCCAGTCCACACGGTGGAAGCGGATGACAGATGTGACTGTCTGTCACATGAAGGACAAGAAAAAGCAGGTTGTCGAAATGAGAGGGGACAGCGGGGCAACAAACACAGCCAATGACAGTGACAAACGTGGACCAGCAACCGACGGCTCAGATGCTGTGAACTTTTGGGAGTGGTTTCAGGAGCGTTGGATCTGTGTGAGAACAAATCCATGTGACAGGGCTGTGGGACCCACTTGGGTGTCCTTGATGGGATGGGCATGACCATGTGGATGTTAACCAGTGGGTGCATGCCACGTAAGATTTGCATGTGCTATGCTCAACTCCTCCTTCCTTCCTTCCTCACAGATCATCCTATCTCTGCATTCTCCAactgaaattttctttttaaaattaattatataaatagtataCTCTTAATCTACAATATATAGCATTGAATGAAATTCCAGTGGATTAGGTCAATTCTGAACAATGCatctttatttcatatatatgcTGCCAAGTAATCCAACCCTAAAcctcatcaaaatcaaacatttctacataattatataaattgatctATACGCATAACCAAATatctgattttggttttaatttatgCAATTCCAGATTTTATTCcaaattgatttaatattaaatCGGGTGTTTAAAAATATGGGATTTGACCATTaagatatatgttttaaaaaaaaaaaatactttgaatgTGATGGTAAATTTTCAGAGGGAaggaacaacaaaatttattaacacaGACCAATTAAGTGTATGTGTGACATTGAAGACGTATCTGATATGAAATACCAAACGCAGTAATAGAGTAAAATTTTATTGGTTTGATTAATGGGCATTTAGATGTGTTGTGAAAAATGTATGTAGTTGAATGATAGATGTATGTGTTGTGAATGAAGAGAGAGGATATTAGGGTTGATGAGCAGTTCCCTTTCTTGACATTAATTTGTGCGCCTTCACGAAAAAGCTACACAGAACAGAAGGCAGTTATTGGTTGGACCACGCAACAAGTTAAAGCATGCAACATAGATATTGAAAAGGCTGACGTTACATGCAGAAGCATCTTTTGCATGCAATCGAAAAGTGAAATAAGAGTGCAGGAAGAAGGAGGGTTGTGGAATTGGAAAAGGCGGTGATTAAAGAAGTAATGTAATGTTTAATTTGGAAGCATAGTAGTGGCAGGTAGCGTGGCTATGTGGCGTATTATGAAAACACACACGAGCgatgtatttaattttgatgGTGATGTATAATGTGGGCCTTGAGCCACACGTGGGTGATAAGATTGAAGcctttttgttttgatgttcAAGAAGGAAGGCccaatagttaaattaaattaaattaaattagattaattaaattagattgaattaaatttttgtggGTAGTCCCCAGTCCCACAGCTTTGTTGGTTGGTTGGTTGTTCCCCAGGATGCGAAAGCATTGAATGTGATTGATTGTTTGGGCCACACACGGGGCATGAAATGCTATGAATGCACCTTCTTTTTAAGATATCTCTCAGCAACAGCTAGCACAGACAATATTAAGCAAGGATGTAATATAAGTCTACCTCTCATTCGCGCTGCACTGTTAAAGTTAACTTCCCTCTTTTCCAAACTCCATTTTTTAATCATTCacagaatatttttaattaaacatgaaTGGAAgtgaactattttttattttatctgtaaTGTACTAGACTGTATTGAATTGTAATATAAACTTAACTGAATTGTTATGtattttaacctatttttaaactatactaattttaaactcaaCTTCATAATTCTATTCTTGAAACAAACTCCATTAATTTTGAATCTAACTgcaatataattgaattaaaaatataaaaaatgtagtATTTACAAGCTGTATTCATAATATAGAttctttcataaaattttttaaaataaatcgaTCAGACTAAAGATTGAGACGAACCAAGTTaggaaaaatgttaaaataggTCGAGGTTGAAATTTGATCGAATTCGGTCGAGATAGGTACAATCAAAACTCAACCGAGTCAACCTCAGCTTAAAATTGATCAAAGTAGACCAAGAAGGCAACTATTGAAACTTAGTGAAGTCGGTCTCAACAAAAATTCGATCGAGTTGATCCTAGTtgaatattacaaaaatttccaaaacttGCTCAATTTAATCTAGGCCAAAAATCGATCGAATTCAACTAAGTTAATCTCAACTAAATATTCGTTGAATTCGAGCAAGTTGGACACAGTCAAAACTCGATCGAATTAGTCCTATTTGAAATTTGACTGAGTTAGCCCTTActgaaaattttccaaatttgaCAAGTTAACTCCGATCAAAATTAACCAAATTTGACCTAATCAATTTCGACTAAAATTTGATCTAATCGATAATACTCAAACTAAACCACAACTTTAatcaagtaaaaaatataaaatgaattagtTTTAAGTTAATGACTAGATAAATAAACTATAACTTTGGAGATTtagttttctaaacttaaactataaaataatacaattcaatttttattgtaaaccgtttaattttcttaattcaatATAATGCTTGATAATTCACtgtaattcaattaattttgtgtatcttaatttaaatagaatAGATGTAAACTATATAATAGATGTAAACTACGTTGAACTTATTACATCGATTAAAATCAACATCAAATTCAAAACTGgtataatatgtttaaaatcATATATGCAAATGTTTTTTAGTAATGAAtccaatttaaacaaataatattgtaCATATAATTGCTAACAATAACAATTTTGCCATCTCTACCATATAGCCTATGAGTAGATATCTGAAAAGTGCATATTTGTTTTGGCTAACGAATATATGAGGAGAACTTAAATTCAACCTACTTCACATTCAAATTAGAAAGATCTCTCGTTATAATTGAATTTACCTTCTTAACTAatcaaaacttttatattacAATTGACTAACATACTCTTTCATGGGTCCACATTCTAAACATAAGTTGACTTAATGTCCATGATAAGTTGGTTAAATGTAACATTCAATGCATCCTTGAGCCTGCAAGGTAAACtcagtataaaatatatttataatcattGAATAAACGTCAACAATTGAAATGGAAATAAGTCAAattcgtatatatatatatatataaaaaataaaaatttattacaacTTTTACTGATTTTTTAACTCATATTTGTTGGTGTAAAGTATTATTGCtggtttttaatataaatctaCAGTGACAACATGGATAACAACTTTTAcagaatttttctttataaatatatattttttcctacTTAATATccaaactcaaaaaaaaaaaaaaaactaacatcggtagtaatagttttaaatattattgtacttattttaaaattttaatatatttttcttagttaatattgtatatatgtTGTTATAGAAATTGAATAAGAATTTGTTTAAGATTTTATCAGGACTATTCATGTTGATTGagatttattatgtttatagatttaacttaaatttattttaaactttatatgtattatttgttatttcggtttatttgtataatttattcGATATTTCTTAATGTTAAACGCTATAAATGTATATGAGAAATTATTCGAAATTTTCTAGTGAGAATAAATTTGGgttcttttctaatttattgATGTAGTCTTCTttgacttttaaaatatattaatttggtattttaaaatatattaaaattagtgtatTTTGAAGGTATAAAAAAGGAATAGCATAAAAAATCCAGCATAAAATCTATATTCAATAAGAATCTTCTACCCTTAATAGGATTTAAGAAATCCTAATGCATATTTAGAATTATGATTGGGGTGTTATTTTCTAAGATAACGTTCTTCAGTAACTTGTATTTCTTCCTACTATGAATTACAAAATTCTTATAATATGGAAGTATTGATAACTTTAGGGCTAACATCACGACcacaaaacattattaattgGTTGGAAGCGTAATCATAGAGTTACAGAGTCTCACTCATAATACATTCATCAGTGAACAGATCACTCGTATATAATATCTTTTGATCTTTTTATGAAGTGTATAACAAACATGTACGGTTAGTCtagtaaattatataattatattttttagtgtcacttttattattatggtaatttaagatttatataattttctaaaaaaaataaaattgcaatctTAGTGCATAGGCAATACCTGTATCATacaaaaactttatatattttgtaacattCAATAATTAACTTATGAGCCATCATCATCTAATTTAATGCATTGTCAACAAagttagaaattaattaatacacaACAAAGCATTTAATACAAAAGCTTCCATCATTTTTGTTGaatctttatcattttctttttcaagattATTAGATTAGATGCACCATTACAATAACTCCCCTTCactcttccatcttcatcaacatcatcatcttaATACCACAtggaatgaaattgaaaaaagaagttagaatataaaaattatttatgaaaataaaaataaaataagatttaaattaaagaatttacTATAATCACGAAACTTATGTTTCTAGTTGGAAGTATAAATTATTGCTTCAACATTTTTTATCAATAGATGACTTctatatttattcaaattccTTGAACAATTGTTGAAAGCATATTTTTAGATACAACTGTAGTGATTGGGATACTTAGCAAGTAATATTTAATGTTGGCTCATCCAAGTATATATCAAGTTGATTCCTTCCTATTTTAGCATCCGCTTGAAGCTTGTATTGTTTTATTTCGTAGCATAAAAAGCGAAatcaaagtttaatttatatgtatgataatattaattaaataacaagaAAGCAATATGACTTACATCAATAGGATTGACTTGATTAAAGTAATTGAAGATGACTTTGACAAATCACCATGCTTATGTTTTAGAACAGGGAAGTCTCATTCTTGGGACAATATTCAGAGAAAAGATTGTATCATTTTTCCTTCATCATCTCTAGTTAGAGGATTTATCTTCTCATAGCAATATCCTAATGTTTTAAACTTCATCCTTGGATTTTAAAATTGCCTCAAACGCAAGGACAATGTTACTTTCATCTCATTATTTATCAAACTTCACCATCATCCTTTCAGTCATATCTCTAATAACTCCATCTTCATCTTTTAAACTTTCCATTAGAAGTATTTGAGTCCACATAATGTGATTTCAAAGCAATATAACCCTCAGTAGTTAAAGATGTCCAAAAATCCGTTATCGAACAAatcctattttaaattttcttaaactcGTTCTTTAgcatgatttttttctttcataaatattctaaaaaacaTCACTATTTATCGTATTTCTAGAAACTAAACTTGCATCAAGATTTAGATAAGTTATCCAAATTCTAAGCGTTTCACACTCAACAAAGTTGAATGGTAAGTCgtgttaataattaattaacacgCATCTCACTGAAAAccatttgatatatatatatttcctttCAACTTTCATTGTTCGTCCATTATCATTTGCCTCATATCTTCACATTTACTTTTACTACATTTTTCAATGTGATGCTTCAAACAGAAAGTGTCATATTTTTTACTACCAATTatgcatttttggttgcagccattacaattttattggtaaaattgaaattttcgaCAAAAACTCAAtatgcaaaatatttttggtaaaatgtttatcaataaaatttatcaacaacTTGGAGAAATCTATAGATAGTTACCGACTACCATAATTCATTGGTAATTACCAACGAATTCGTATTCATGGATAACTATTGCAATTTGGTTCTTCTTAATTCTCTTCATCCTCTTCCTTTAACTCATCCTCTTCCTCCTTTAGTTTTGATTTCGTTCTTCCAACTTCATCTGctcctaattttctttttctctctcctcttcctcttctgaCTTTATCTTCTCTTCCACCACGACCTTCTTCTTCTTACcttcttcttttcatcttttttcaatggatttaataatatattgttagatttaataatggtttttttaaaaaaaaatcaatcacataaattttatcgatgaattttattgataaattttatgaataaaatttatcaaaaataatcaaaaccaaaataaattattagaatttttgaCCCATTTTAGAAACAGATTCAGTACCTTTTTGTCAATAATagaaattctaaattttcaataaattgatTATTGACATATATATCTATCAGCATTTggtttaattttagtatttgatTAACCTCTCGAAATATATACTTTGTAATGAAAAATTACTTTAcagatgtattttttatttttggaaatataaatataatgaaaatgaataaagaatcaagataaaatttatagttGTGATGATAAGTATGAGTGATTGTGGTGAAGGGATATTAGGAAGGTATATGTAGGGAAGGAAAGTGGAGTGATTGGTTTAATTAAATCTACTATGGGAAATAGGATCTAGAAAAAAGATTAGGTGTTCAGAGGATATATATGGTAAAAAGCAAATATATCGTTCATGGTTGTATGTGAACTCAAATAATAAGGCAGACATTAGGGCATGTTTGGACATTTGTAAAAATTGGATTACTGTGACACTTGCACGACATAATCTACTAATTAATCACCTTAAAAACAAATCAGTCTACTAATGTTAATTAGCTAGGTAAGGTAATAGAGTTTAGGATATAATATGAAAGTTTTAAAGGTAAAGAAAAGATCCTGTGACTTGTGCCTGTATCTATAACTTGTTTGAAAATTGTGGTAGAGGTTGGTGGGAAGGTAGTTGGTAGGTTAAAGAATATTGGTAGGTCACATGAAATTATGGAACAGAACAAATATGAAGACTGCTACTCAAAAAATGTTAAAGAGACAACTTGAGGCCAATTGTAATAAGTGTACTAAAAAAGTTACTAACtgtctcaattttttattattttttttagattatatgGCGTTAGTTCGCACTTTGCAAATGTGTTGCAGATAACAAGGTTGTCAACTGCAGTGATACATTCAAAACATCTAAAGAACATACTTATGTTTCATATAGTACGTATGTATTATGATCAAAACTAGTTTATGATATCGGTTCATATTTTGCATAGAATTTGTGTACACTCAAATGTATGCTTTGTAAACATAATgttaataattgtaaaaatgtaagagttgaaatcattcattgttgataaaagaaatcaatttcTTATTATTAAGTGTTTGGATAGTATGCGACtaatctgatttttttcaaaagctaaaagtaacaacttttttatttttaataagaaaaggtAACCAAATCTTTTTTTCGTTTggtaaaatgttaattttttaaaattaaatatacttttaattcttaaattttaacgcaaaattataatttatttgaaactttaaaattaaatggtttacgattaatttattttacatatcaaAAGACATTTcatatttgagttatttaaatagtttaacatattattattttaatgttagttaaaaaaaagtgttttactcgttaaaacaatttaaaataattaagttaatagaattatatctatttatttataaaatttgagaatcaaaatgtataaaagtttacaaactttaattttgtgttaaagttgaaatattaaaaacatatttaactttttttataattaattaataaatatttttattttcttatttcttttagcaAAAACtcgtttagaaaaaaaatatatatttcttgcTTATTTGTCCGTTCTTTATTATCTATTCTATCTCGCGCACTAAAcgaaacataaaaattaagttacacactaaatagatatttttcttatatatatataagcctATCATCGATAAATTACCATTATATAGCGTTTTTTAATagttatgtatataaaatataaatttgagacaataagATAAATTTACTATAACAATCTAATACTATTTAATTTGTACACACAATATTGGATTGAATATTAATCATAGTTTCCTTTTAATAATAGGGATTAAAGATTGAGAATCCCAAAATCAGTACACCAAATCTTAATGCGTAACTACCAAGTTATTTTTTTGCATTAACTTGTAACATGGCTTAACGTAGTGTTCTTGGTGAATGTTGCCTTTGACCACCACCACCCTGACTTACATGATTTTTTTCTGGGTTGAAATCATATATATTCTGTCAAACCGACAACCAAAATGTGGCAGTTTCTGATCCATCTTGAAGTGGGATATTGAAGTTGACGAtacattaataaagaaaaaataaatcacttTCAGagacaaacaaattaaaaatgttgGCACTCATTAGTTCATTTCCTTGACAGTTTTTGCACGAAAGAGGGTTAAGTTGGCCCCCCAGTTTCGCAGCCATGGCCATTGCTACGTCACTCTGattcaaatcatatatattCTTCACAGTTTTACTTCTTTTACTCATCTACTCTCATCATGTTCCTTCTGTATAACAATATTCTTCATCTTTACGATCAATATATATAGACGTTTCAATGAAACTGAAAAccatatttttaagtaaaatctattttttaaccCTAGATTAAAAGAAAGATGTTTGAGAAATGAAACCTATTAAAATGacttttatattaagttttcacaaattttcttttcatattattctaaaaaaccttttattaataaaaatattatatatataaattgatgtttatttctttttttatcttatatgaaACTTTGTGTGTATGATTCATATCTTAACAATTGATAGATAGCATGGAAATAGGAAACAACCTTTGTTATCGGTTGGGTGAAAATAAAGTAGAAACAAAAGTTGAGTCCATCAACACTTTTTGTACTTTATTTCACATCATTTTATCTTTCtcttagttttttaataaattacgtTAACtttggtttaactttttttttttttcacatcaatctctttaataaatttggtttcatttttcaataaataattgtagtttcactttatctttatatatgtgtgtgcaATTGAATTTACTTGTGTTAGAAACAGCGGCCCATAATCTATTTCTAATTCGGGCTAAACATTACAaatgaaataattgaaatatctGTGTTGTCATTCTACTAAGAACAATGAAGAATTTATTGATCTTTGGGAGAGCCTTCAAACTTACAAGAAAGTCAATTTGTATTGCTGGATTGAAATCGTTGTTCCGTACTCTATATTTCACCTTGTCTCGCCATTTAAGACATTCTAGTTAAAGGATAACTTacacttttctccttttatttgCAATGTTAAAGTAatacaagttttaaaaaaatatatattaattacataaatattataacaaatatttttttataatttggttGTTGAAAAATTAGAGTTAAGTGTAAATTAATCCAAGTTCTTTGATCAAACTTTGTTATATtatgtgttctttttttttttttttaaaaaaaagagttagTATCTTTACAtgcatttttagaaaaatgattcAAGATCCCATTATAATGGCTGGCAACACTAGGGGAGAGAGGAAGACAAAAAAAGATCGTGCACTATATGATAgaaataaaagtgataaaaaaaagtaacatatgtttattttaaaaataataaaatacgaTGTGatacatacatattttaaaaattcttaaaaatattataaattattattattattttataaataagatattttattaaaaagtattagtaaagtattttaaaatatgattgagCATGAATAGGGTATCCAAATTGAAGTATGAGAGTGTTtgtaatattgaatattttgaagGATAGGGAATGTGGTGAAAGGAGACAGTAACTTAGGTTATGAGATAGTGTTTGGTTGACGAAGGGGAAGAAGTGAGATGGTGTAGCTAAGGTAGTGAACAATGTAAGTCACATTAAAGTCGACCGTAGCTAGCTAAGCCTGCGCCAATGTCATGTGCAGAACTGACACAAGCTGAATGTGAAACATTGACAAAACAAAAATCTCAGATTCTTAGTACCAAGGGGGTTCCCATGTTCAAAATGGTTAAGGTGGTGTGTACACTTTAGGTAAACATGGAATCCTATTTCCACTTCGTCATCCACCTCAAGAAACCACACACAATATTGGATCTCAGATCACGCAAGATCCAAGAAAAGGAACAACTTTTTACGCATTCAAAacaaacttaattatatatcGCCAAAATCATCATCATGCCAATAATTTTTAATGCAATCTCTTGATTGcaatctctttttcattttttttttctgttcctaGATAGCCCCCAACCCCCTCAAATGAGACCCTATCTGGGTCTAATCTCCgtttctttaaaaaaacattgttttaaaaattggttatcatatatatatttataccatATCTCTCATATAgtataaagagaagaaaaggaaaataaatgaTTGTTGTATAATGAGGAGTGATGGTCTCGAAATTAAATGgtatatgaatttataatttattgaaatagtTGAATACGTAAATGGGATGGTGAAGGCCTATAATTTAGAGGATAAGAAGTTATACTGTGAGGGAAATGTTTGATAATAGTGCAACTTTTTCCCGATTTACACGAAGCATTACTCTTGTCCCTATATTGTTGTGTCTCTTATTTGTAAATggtaaaataagaaaatctaTATAGGAATAAACAGAAGGGTTAAAAGGtaaaggagagagagagagagagagagtgagtgGGGTGCCCTACAGCGGCGCACATGGGATAGGGTTTGACACCTAGGACTACATAAGGCCAACAAACCCACATGGCCACTTCCGTGGGACCTAACAATTCTTTCCAATGAATCTTACCACATGACTATGTGACATATATTGGTCCCACCCTTATCCCTATACCCAAATCACCTCTTACACCATTTTTGGTATTCATCTTCTACAATTTCCTATTTCATattcttccattttcatcaAACCTCACATGTTTGACCATCACCTCCCATTTTCCTACATTACTACACTTCTCCATCTACCGTTTTAAGGAATTCTCAATTAACTTGTTTTAGTATTCATTCTCACCttttaaaaaacctttttttttaagtttttagcaattataactttaaagttttaaatgtaatttttttaaatatcatccCAGAGTTTGATCTATGTAAGTTTCTTTCGCTCAAACCGAAACATgctttttgatgttttaaattctaaatttgttTCCCTATCATGATTTCGGATTAAACCGTCTTTTAAGTTTGTAAAGATTCAATAATGATTTCCAAACTATACAAACATTcgaacttttaaaatatatatatatataggaaaacTTGAAAGAGAGAAACCTAAAAAAAGCTCAAACTCTTTGATTGATCGAATATTAAACCATGCATGTTTAGTACACTAAACCTATATATAGGTGTGGTGCAGAGAcggatatttaaataaaatatcataaattctaaatcgtatcatatatatataattcgtAACGTTTAAAAAAGAGTTCATGGTAACATGTTAGGTTGACCTAATAAAGAAAAGTTTCTGTaagaagaaacaaattttgaaattatagttATAAGAACTTTAATATATGGGTTCTACTTGATAAGTTGGAAGACTCTGAATAACAAAATGGATTTGGTTTGAAATGATGTCCCTCAACTTGCGTGAATGAAGATCACAGTCATCCCACAAATTAAAAGCCATTGCCAAAACAAGATTTGGGTGTCTCAAACTTAACCTGACTCGAATATCAACCACGATCAGAAGCTCTCTAACATAATCTTCGACACAATCTTTTCAGTTTCTTTTCTCACTGTCCAGTTTGACAATTCCAGATGTTGAAAGGAGAAGACAATTGGGGCAACATGGACGTGGCCACCATGTGTGCGTGCAATTCTCAAGTAAAACCTCTCCTATCAAACCTCAAATCTTTATGTATGCACACAGTAACAACAAACAGTTAACTGTTCCTGTCAAATAATTGCATACCttcatttatatatgttttttttttcacctccTTTAGCACATACATAAGGGCACATCCCAGCAAAAAAATTAGTCTGTCGTCTATAAAGTGCGCTTGAGtacttttatttgtaataattatgtACATCACATATCGTATTAAGTGCTAGTAAATTGATGTAAGAGAATGCAaccacacacacaaacatgtctttcatttttcttattgatatttatttgtatGCTTTATTTGTTTCTCTACCACTGAACAATTGGTTATCTTAATAGGCAGCATGCCTGCCTCACAAAGAACCAACTGGTTAAGTTTGATAATTACCGAGCTATGGATATTGATGGACAGAAATGAAAGGGTTCAGCTTAATTACCAGTGGTGAAGTATCGTCATTTTCAGTAATGTAGGTTGATTTAACTATTTATGGCTACTCAGATTGACAACTCTAGATAAACAGTGAATAAGTTTGTACAGTGCAAttgttttaaattcttaattacaCTGTGTGAATTAACTGCATAAAATGAACAGGGAGTTTGATTAATATGGAGTTAGTATGTGTCTATTCCTTGATTATCGATGGTAAAATATAATAGAAGTCCTTTTTTCTCACGCATGCATCCACGTAAGAGTCCACTTGGGAAGCGAGTACTCCTTGAGTTTGGAATCTTTTTTATCGATCCTAGGTGGATTATCGATCTAAGAGCAACAATAATAATGGTGGCTAAACCCAAAGATGAATAGTGGTGTTCACCTCTAACGATGATCTTTGCTTAATAAAGGGCAtaagaattgaatgaaagaagtTGAATTTGTAAAAACATAAAAGTGGGAAAAAGTAGAGTTTAAAAAACTATGGTTTGGAGCATAAGATGAACAGTTAGTGGTGTATGGAATAATCGATGTTGCGTGTGCATGCAAAGAAGAGTATTAGAAAAGGTATAGTTATGTGATAAT
The sequence above is drawn from the Vigna radiata var. radiata cultivar VC1973A chromosome 3, Vradiata_ver6, whole genome shotgun sequence genome and encodes:
- the LOC106757071 gene encoding auxin-induced protein 22E (The RefSeq protein has 2 substitutions compared to this genomic sequence) is translated as MGSYETELNLRATELRLGLPGSDEPQEKRPCSGSVVRSSNKRSSPELEESRCKSNINSDSSDSTTTSDHNEDSVQPAKVQVVGWPPIRSFRKNSLQQKKVEQGDGTGMYLKVSMAGAPYLRKIDLKVYKSYPELLKALQNLFKCTFGEYSEREGYNGSEYAPTYEDKDGDWMLVGDVPWNMFVSSCKRLRIIKGSEAKGLGCL